The following coding sequences lie in one Arachis ipaensis cultivar K30076 chromosome B03, Araip1.1, whole genome shotgun sequence genomic window:
- the LOC107631287 gene encoding AT-hook motif nuclear-localized protein 15, producing the protein MANRWWAGNNVAMRATDSISASPSVHLRREQEFLDTPTNNNNTPTNSSNSNTNPNTEEDESRDTGAAAGARGDDNNPADPASGPGTSGKRPRGRPPGSKNKPKPPVVITKESPNALRSHVLEISSGSDVAESIATFANRRHRGVSVLSGSGIVANVTLRQPAAPGGVITLHGRFEILSLNGAFLPAPSPPGATGLTVYLSGGQGQVVGGTVVGSLVASGPVMVIAATFANATYERLPLVEDEQVEEEMQVQQQHSGGVSGGGGGAAAAGGGSGGGSSSQGGGLGEGGGSVGMYNLPPNLMHNGQLAAHDVFWGPPPPRPPQPPSF; encoded by the coding sequence ATGGCGAATCGATGGTGGGCTGGGAATAATGTGGCTATGAGGGCAACCGACTCAATCTCAGCGTCCCCATCAGTGCACCTGAGAAGAGAACAGGAGTTCCTCGACACTcccaccaacaacaacaacactcCAACAAACAGCAGCAATAGTAACACCAACCCCAACACCGAAGAAGACGAGAGCAGAGACACCGGTGCCGCTGCTGGAGCAAGAGGAGACGACAACAACCCTGCAGACCCGGCAAGTGGACCAGGAACCAGCGGAAAAAGGCCACGTGGCAGGCCTCCGGGATCTAAGAACAAGCCTAAACCCCCAGTTGTCATTACCAAAGAGAGCCCCAACGCACTCCGCAGTCATGTTCTTGAGATCAGCAGCGGCTCCGACGTCGCTGAAAGTATCGCCACCTTCGCCAACCGCCGCCATCGAGGTGTGTCGGTCCTCAGTGGAAGCGGCATTGTTGCAAACGTCACGCTCCGCCAACCCGCTGCTCCCGGTGGCGTCATCACTCTCCATGGAAGGTTCGAGATACTCTCACTCAACGGCGCTTTCCTGCCCGCTCCTTCTCCTCCCGGGGCCACCGGACTCACCGTTTACCTGTCCGGCGGTCAGGGGCAGGTGGTTGGCGGAACTGTTGTGGGTTCCTTGGTGGCTTCGGGCCCTGTAATGGTGATTGCCGCAACCTTTGCCAATGCTACTTATGAACGGTTACCGCTTGTCGAAGATGAACAAGTTGAAGAAGAAATGCAAGTGCAGCAGCAACATTCAGGAGGAGTGAGTGGTGGCGGTGGCGGTGCTGCTGCTGCTGGTGGTGGCAGTGGAGGAGGTTCTTCTTCTCAAGGTGGTGGTTTGGGTGAGGGTGGTGGTTCTGTGGGAATGTACAATTTGCCACCGAATTTGATGCACAATGGTCAATTGGCAGCACATGATGTTTTCTGGGGACCTCCACCGCCTCGTCCTCCGCAGCCTCCATCTTTCTAA